From the genome of Flavobacterium luteolum, one region includes:
- a CDS encoding SDR family oxidoreductase, whose translation MQLSLTQKIIIVTGGAKGIGLGIVKVLAEENAIPFIVGRNENDNIKAVEELKAIGKEAHQVAADLTKPEDCKKAVEAVISKFGRIDGLVNNAGVNDGVGLENGNYEDFAASLHKNLVHYYLMAQHALPYLKESKGAIVNIGSKTAETGQGGTSAYAASNGGRNALTREWAVELLKYSIRVNAVIVAECYTPLYETWINTFENKEEKLAAITKNIPLENRMTTAEEIANMVVFLLSEKSSHTTGQIIYVDGGYTHLDRSI comes from the coding sequence ATGCAGTTATCATTAACCCAAAAAATCATTATCGTTACTGGAGGCGCAAAAGGAATCGGTTTAGGAATCGTTAAGGTTTTAGCCGAAGAAAATGCCATTCCGTTTATCGTTGGTCGTAACGAAAATGACAACATCAAAGCCGTAGAAGAATTAAAAGCCATTGGAAAAGAAGCGCATCAAGTTGCCGCCGATTTAACAAAACCTGAAGACTGCAAAAAAGCCGTTGAAGCCGTAATCTCCAAATTCGGTAGAATTGATGGATTAGTAAACAATGCTGGAGTTAATGATGGCGTTGGATTAGAAAATGGAAATTATGAAGATTTCGCTGCTTCACTTCACAAAAATCTAGTGCACTATTATTTAATGGCACAGCATGCACTTCCTTATTTGAAAGAATCGAAAGGAGCAATTGTAAATATTGGTTCTAAAACTGCCGAAACTGGTCAAGGTGGAACCTCAGCTTATGCCGCTTCAAACGGAGGTAGAAACGCTTTAACAAGAGAATGGGCAGTTGAATTGCTAAAATATAGCATTCGTGTAAACGCCGTAATCGTGGCTGAATGTTACACGCCGCTTTACGAAACATGGATTAATACTTTTGAAAATAAAGAAGAAAAATTAGCGGCAATCACTAAAAATATTCCGTTAGAAAACAGAATGACAACCGCGGAAGAAATTGCTAATATGGTGGTTTTCTTATTGTCTGAAAAATCAAGCCATACAACAGGACAGATTATTTATGTTGATGGTGGTTACACACATTTAGATCGTTCTATTTAA
- a CDS encoding sodium/sugar symporter, with translation MNQNLAFADYAVFIIYFIVVSVYGYTVYRKRKQDEQDAKAYFLAEGNLTWWAIGASLIASNISAEQFIGMSGEGFFLGIAVAAYEWLAAVALIIVAVWFIPVYLKNKIYTMPQFLKTRYNESTALIMAVFWLFLYVFVNLTSILYLGAVAINGLAGGEYLHAIMIGLAVFALFISLGGMKVVAYTDVIQVAVLIIGGLVTSYIALTTVGQYFGVGENAIAGFKVLMREAPEHFKMIIPKPTATSSQLEIDKYLTFPGLLSYAAGIWIINLNYWGCNQYITQRALGADLQTARTGILFAGMLKLLMPLIVMLPGIAAYVLYTNGHLPQLVGGKDGAYSAVLTFLPTGLKGLSVAALTAAIVASLAGKVNSISTIYTLDIHKKYIQKEAGEKQQVNIGRLAVFAAMLLAVLFTWNDVLGIGGVGGFTYIQKYTGFISPGVFAMFFLGMFWKRTTGTAAIVGVILGFLLSVLFNEYAPALFGNDTLLYTAYSNGKGAFEIPFHICMGLSFLFTMIAMILISFAGPKVNPKAFETEPGMFKVKPQTTVLIVITLLIIVALYVKFW, from the coding sequence ATGAACCAAAACCTCGCTTTCGCAGATTATGCGGTTTTTATTATTTATTTTATCGTAGTCTCGGTCTACGGTTACACCGTTTATCGCAAACGTAAACAAGACGAACAAGATGCTAAAGCTTACTTTTTGGCTGAAGGAAATTTAACTTGGTGGGCAATTGGAGCTTCTCTTATTGCTTCTAATATCTCTGCAGAACAATTCATAGGAATGAGTGGTGAAGGTTTCTTTTTAGGAATCGCAGTTGCTGCTTACGAATGGCTTGCTGCTGTAGCCCTTATTATCGTGGCTGTATGGTTTATTCCTGTATATCTTAAAAACAAGATCTACACGATGCCACAGTTCTTAAAAACGCGTTACAACGAGTCTACTGCTTTGATTATGGCTGTTTTCTGGCTATTTTTATATGTTTTTGTAAACTTGACTTCTATTCTATATTTGGGAGCTGTTGCTATTAACGGTCTTGCAGGAGGAGAATACCTTCACGCTATTATGATCGGATTAGCTGTTTTTGCTTTATTTATTTCTCTTGGAGGAATGAAAGTTGTGGCTTATACAGACGTTATTCAGGTTGCCGTATTAATCATTGGAGGTTTGGTGACTTCTTATATTGCTCTAACAACTGTTGGACAGTATTTTGGAGTGGGTGAAAATGCAATCGCTGGTTTCAAAGTTTTAATGAGAGAAGCTCCTGAGCATTTCAAAATGATTATCCCAAAACCGACTGCTACATCTTCTCAGTTAGAAATCGATAAATATTTAACTTTCCCTGGATTGTTGTCTTACGCTGCTGGTATCTGGATCATTAACTTAAACTATTGGGGATGTAACCAATACATTACACAAAGAGCACTTGGAGCAGATTTACAAACAGCTCGTACAGGAATCTTGTTTGCTGGTATGTTAAAATTATTAATGCCTCTTATCGTAATGCTTCCTGGTATTGCTGCTTATGTTTTATACACAAACGGACATTTGCCTCAATTGGTTGGAGGAAAAGACGGAGCTTACTCTGCTGTTTTAACCTTCCTTCCAACTGGATTAAAAGGACTTTCTGTTGCTGCCTTAACAGCTGCGATCGTAGCGTCTTTAGCTGGAAAAGTAAACAGTATTTCTACAATCTATACATTAGATATTCATAAAAAATACATTCAAAAAGAAGCTGGTGAAAAGCAACAGGTAAATATCGGACGTCTTGCCGTTTTTGCTGCAATGCTTTTAGCTGTTTTATTTACTTGGAATGACGTTTTAGGAATTGGTGGTGTTGGTGGATTTACCTATATCCAAAAATACACTGGATTCATCAGCCCTGGAGTTTTTGCTATGTTCTTCTTAGGTATGTTCTGGAAAAGAACTACTGGAACAGCGGCAATCGTGGGAGTAATTTTAGGATTCTTATTATCTGTTTTATTCAACGAATACGCTCCAGCTTTATTTGGAAACGATACACTTTTATACACAGCATACTCTAATGGAAAAGGAGCTTTCGAAATTCCGTTCCACATCTGTATGGGATTATCATTCTTATTTACAATGATTGCCATGATTCTAATAAGTTTCGCTGGACCAAAAGTAAACCCTAAAGCATTCGAGACAGAACCTGGAATGTTTAAAGTTAAACCGCAAACAACAGTCTTAATTGTAATTACATTATTGATTATTGTTGCGCTTTATGTTAAGTTCTGGTAA
- a CDS encoding UDP-glucose--hexose-1-phosphate uridylyltransferase encodes MKNFDINEDPHRRFNPLINEWVLVSPHRAKRPWQGQNETISTEALPKYDPTCYLCPGNVRANGVNNPQYESSFVFENDFAAMKQDEIIFEDDIKHTFFKAKPEQGISRVVCFSPRHDLTLPEMEIADIENIIKTWQKEYTDLGNIKYINHVQIFENKGSVMGCSNPHPHGQIWAQSSLPTQVEKTQNSLKSYYDKNERTLLEDYVKAELKAGERIVIENDHFVALVPFWAIWPYETMIVSKRAVNKITSFTAEESTAFAKILKQLTTKYDNLFNTSFPYSSGIHQSPTDGLLHPEWHFHMHFYPPLLRSATVKKFMVGYEMLGESQRDITPEKSAEILRQLSDVHYKSLVKAQ; translated from the coding sequence ATGAAAAATTTTGACATTAACGAAGATCCGCACAGACGCTTCAATCCATTAATTAACGAATGGGTATTGGTTTCTCCTCATCGTGCAAAACGCCCTTGGCAAGGACAAAATGAAACTATTTCTACAGAAGCACTTCCTAAATACGACCCAACTTGTTATTTGTGTCCTGGAAATGTTCGTGCCAATGGAGTGAATAACCCACAATACGAAAGCAGTTTTGTTTTTGAAAATGATTTTGCTGCCATGAAGCAGGACGAAATTATTTTTGAAGATGATATTAAACATACCTTCTTTAAAGCAAAACCAGAGCAAGGAATTTCGAGAGTAGTATGTTTTTCACCAAGACACGATTTGACTTTGCCAGAAATGGAAATTGCTGATATTGAAAACATCATCAAAACCTGGCAGAAAGAATATACCGATTTAGGAAACATCAAATACATTAACCACGTTCAGATTTTTGAGAATAAAGGAAGTGTAATGGGCTGTAGCAATCCGCACCCGCACGGGCAAATTTGGGCGCAGTCTTCATTACCGACTCAGGTTGAAAAAACACAAAACAGCTTAAAATCATATTACGATAAAAACGAAAGAACATTATTGGAAGATTATGTTAAAGCTGAATTGAAAGCTGGCGAACGTATCGTAATCGAGAATGATCATTTTGTTGCACTAGTTCCGTTTTGGGCAATCTGGCCATACGAAACGATGATTGTAAGCAAAAGAGCCGTAAACAAAATCACCAGTTTTACTGCCGAAGAAAGCACCGCTTTCGCGAAAATTTTAAAACAGTTAACAACGAAGTACGACAATTTGTTTAATACTTCATTTCCATATTCTTCAGGAATTCACCAATCGCCAACAGATGGTTTACTGCATCCAGAATGGCATTTCCACATGCATTTTTATCCGCCGTTGTTAAGATCTGCAACTGTAAAGAAATTTATGGTAGGATACGAAATGTTGGGCGAATCGCAACGTGATATTACACCTGAAAAAAGTGCCGAAATTTTAAGACAGCTTTCAGATGTACATTACAAAAGTCTAGTAAAAGCCCAATAA
- the galK gene encoding galactokinase, whose protein sequence is MNDILIQNTVAFFEKSFGSTPQKTVLSPGRINIIGEHIDYNDGYVLPAAIDKVICFAFEKNNTKTSKIIAIDLNEEFEIDLTQEVKLSDVVWTNYIRGVIKQLQDNGFSFDGFNCVFSSNIPVGSGLSSSAALECGMLFGIKSLFDLKIEKKDISLLGQKAEHWVGINCGIMDQFSSVHGLENKVIQLDCNTLDFEYHNADFKDYSLILFDSNVKHSLFTSEYNTRRIECEEGLSIIKNHFPEVKTFRTATEEQVLSLKDKMTEKVFSRVHFVVKEINRVIKACEALDQGNIEQLGKLLFETHYGLSKEYEVSCEELDMLVDTAIEDDAIIGSRLMGGGFGGCTINLVKKGHENEVKRKFSKLYLDTFGIELKFYDVKISNGTTLL, encoded by the coding sequence ATGAATGATATTTTAATACAAAATACCGTTGCTTTTTTTGAGAAATCTTTCGGATCTACTCCTCAGAAAACGGTACTTTCTCCAGGCAGAATCAACATCATTGGAGAGCATATTGACTACAATGACGGTTATGTTTTACCTGCTGCAATTGACAAAGTGATTTGCTTTGCTTTTGAAAAAAACAACACTAAAACTTCCAAAATAATCGCTATCGATTTAAACGAAGAATTTGAAATCGATTTGACTCAAGAAGTAAAACTGAGCGATGTGGTTTGGACAAATTATATTCGAGGCGTTATCAAACAATTGCAAGACAACGGATTTTCCTTTGATGGTTTCAACTGTGTTTTCAGCAGTAATATTCCGGTTGGTTCTGGATTATCTTCTTCGGCGGCTTTAGAATGCGGAATGCTTTTCGGAATTAAATCTCTTTTTGATTTAAAAATTGAGAAAAAAGACATTTCGTTATTAGGACAAAAAGCAGAGCACTGGGTTGGTATCAACTGCGGAATTATGGATCAATTTTCAAGTGTTCATGGTCTTGAAAACAAAGTAATTCAACTAGACTGCAATACTTTAGATTTTGAATATCATAATGCCGACTTTAAAGATTATTCTCTGATTTTATTTGATTCTAATGTAAAGCACTCTCTTTTTACATCAGAATATAATACCAGAAGAATCGAATGTGAAGAAGGTTTGTCAATTATAAAAAACCATTTTCCAGAAGTAAAAACTTTTAGAACCGCTACAGAAGAACAGGTTTTGAGCCTTAAAGATAAAATGACTGAAAAAGTCTTCAGCAGAGTTCATTTTGTGGTAAAAGAAATCAATCGTGTTATCAAAGCGTGCGAAGCTTTAGATCAAGGAAATATTGAACAGTTAGGAAAATTACTTTTTGAAACTCATTACGGATTATCAAAAGAATATGAAGTAAGCTGCGAAGAATTAGACATGCTTGTTGATACCGCAATAGAAGACGATGCCATTATTGGTTCTCGACTTATGGGAGGCGGTTTTGGCGGTTGCACCATCAATTTAGTTAAAAAAGGACATGAAAATGAGGTTAAGCGTAAGTTTTCGAAGCTTTATTTAGATACATTTGGAATTGAATTAAAATTCTATGATGTAAAAATCTCTAACGGAACAACGCTACTTTAA
- a CDS encoding aldose epimerase family protein has protein sequence MEIKHISHLKETHNCKLFGLMPNKEEIYSFDLVNKNGMKVQVINYGATVTSIQIPVDGKLIDVVLGFDNLESYLESYNLPSAPYFGTTVGRYAGRIHNATFSLDDKKFQLDGNNNGNTLHGGVMGFGRKAWSVVNATSDENPSITFGLLSAHLDENFPGEMTVYLTYTLTEENELKLEYKATSTEDTVINLTHHSYFNLDGHDGNVLEQQMFIKSAKMLETNPDNIPTGNYTDLTNHDFDFRTPKSCPFPIDNSFVVNSKTEIVAQLISLKNKLRMNVYTDQPSVHIYVGGNCFGKLKGKENIDYNAQSGICFETQNFPDAPNQNHFPNAILRKGEEYTQKTLYKFEPLN, from the coding sequence ATGGAAATAAAACACATATCGCATTTAAAAGAGACTCACAATTGCAAATTGTTTGGTTTAATGCCCAATAAGGAAGAAATTTATTCTTTTGATTTAGTTAATAAAAATGGAATGAAAGTTCAAGTCATCAATTATGGCGCAACGGTAACTTCGATCCAAATTCCAGTAGACGGAAAGTTAATCGATGTTGTATTAGGGTTTGATAATTTAGAATCGTATTTAGAATCCTATAATTTACCAAGCGCTCCATATTTCGGAACCACAGTTGGCCGTTATGCCGGTCGTATTCATAATGCTACTTTCAGTCTTGACGATAAAAAGTTTCAGCTAGACGGAAACAATAACGGCAACACACTTCACGGAGGAGTAATGGGATTTGGAAGAAAAGCATGGAGTGTTGTTAATGCAACTTCTGACGAAAATCCGTCAATTACTTTTGGTCTTTTGAGTGCACATTTAGACGAAAATTTTCCTGGCGAAATGACGGTTTATTTGACTTATACGTTAACTGAAGAAAATGAATTAAAATTAGAATATAAAGCAACCTCAACAGAAGATACAGTTATCAATTTGACTCATCACAGCTATTTTAACCTTGATGGACACGATGGAAATGTGTTGGAACAGCAGATGTTTATCAAATCGGCTAAAATGCTGGAAACAAATCCAGACAATATTCCAACCGGAAATTATACCGATTTGACCAATCATGATTTTGATTTTAGAACACCTAAAAGCTGTCCGTTTCCAATTGACAATTCTTTTGTGGTAAATTCTAAAACTGAAATTGTAGCACAGTTAATCAGTTTGAAAAATAAATTGAGAATGAATGTTTACACCGATCAGCCAAGCGTACATATATATGTTGGCGGAAATTGTTTCGGAAAATTAAAGGGAAAAGAAAATATAGATTACAATGCTCAAAGCGGTATTTGTTTTGAAACACAGAATTTCCCAGACGCTCCAAATCAAAACCATTTTCCAAATGCTATATTAAGAAAAGGAGAAGAATACACGCAAAAAACGCTCTACAAATTTGAACCCTTAAACTAA
- a CDS encoding GntR family transcriptional regulator, protein MIMISIQNNIGLPKYRQIILSIEKAIEEGNLIKGDRLPSVNKVCLAFSLSRDTVLLAYDELKKRGIIYAIPGKGYYVKSVEITITQKIFLLFDELNIFKEDIYNSFLKNIGKNVQVDIFFHHFNVQVFKKLINDSNGNYTKYIIMPTNLNDIVDSIKTLPVSDVIILDQTNPELKMFPAIYQNHQKDIYEGLMKGKSRLSKYKKLILIFPGFREPAGMKLGFESFCQAYSFDYEIISDFSNQSIAFGDLYIIPHDRDLLLVIENAMGRNLKLGEDFGIISYNETPLKKIAANGITTISTNFELMGKILADMVLKGIKEQIENKSALIVRNSL, encoded by the coding sequence ATAATCATGATTTCAATTCAAAATAATATTGGGTTGCCAAAATATAGGCAGATAATTCTTTCAATCGAAAAAGCGATTGAAGAGGGAAATTTAATTAAAGGTGATCGACTTCCGTCAGTCAATAAAGTTTGCCTAGCCTTTTCTTTATCTCGAGATACGGTCTTATTGGCTTATGATGAATTGAAGAAAAGAGGGATTATTTATGCTATTCCGGGCAAGGGTTATTATGTTAAAAGTGTTGAAATCACTATAACTCAGAAGATTTTTTTACTTTTTGATGAGTTGAATATTTTTAAAGAAGATATTTATAATTCGTTTTTAAAAAACATTGGAAAAAATGTTCAGGTCGATATTTTCTTTCATCATTTTAATGTTCAAGTTTTTAAAAAACTGATAAATGACAGCAACGGAAATTATACAAAATATATAATCATGCCGACGAACTTAAACGATATCGTCGATTCGATAAAAACCCTACCAGTAAGCGACGTAATTATCTTGGATCAGACTAATCCAGAGTTAAAAATGTTTCCAGCGATTTATCAAAACCATCAAAAAGATATTTACGAAGGCTTAATGAAAGGCAAATCCCGATTGTCAAAATATAAGAAACTGATCCTGATTTTCCCTGGTTTTAGAGAACCTGCTGGAATGAAATTAGGTTTTGAATCATTTTGCCAAGCTTATAGTTTCGATTATGAAATTATCTCAGATTTCAGCAACCAGTCTATTGCTTTTGGAGATTTATATATTATTCCTCATGACCGAGATTTGCTTTTGGTTATAGAAAATGCAATGGGTCGAAACTTAAAATTAGGGGAAGATTTTGGTATTATATCTTATAATGAAACTCCATTGAAAAAAATTGCCGCAAACGGAATCACGACGATTTCGACCAATTTTGAATTGATGGGAAAAATTCTAGCCGATATGGTTCTGAAAGGAATAAAAGAGCAGATCGAAAATAAATCTGCTCTTATAGTAAGGAACTCTTTATAA
- a CDS encoding NUDIX hydrolase, translated as MLNSYSSADKVLLAVDCIIFGFDNDGLKILLIQRDFEPEKGKWSLIGGFLKRDEVLDAAATRILNTYTGLNDIYMEQLHAYSEIDRDPVDRTISVSYFALINIENHNAELIKNYHAEWFPINDAPNLIFDHNEMVQNAIKRLRYKTSVKPIGFELLPEKFTMRQLLELYEAILSKELDKRNFISKINSLEILNKLDEKDMQSSRKGSYLYTFNKEKYEEKLQNNFALNL; from the coding sequence ATGCTAAATAGTTATAGCTCTGCTGATAAAGTTTTACTGGCGGTAGACTGCATCATTTTCGGATTCGACAATGATGGTCTTAAAATCCTTTTAATTCAAAGAGATTTTGAACCTGAAAAAGGAAAATGGTCCTTGATTGGAGGGTTTTTAAAGCGTGATGAAGTTTTAGATGCTGCCGCAACCAGAATCTTAAATACGTATACGGGTTTGAACGATATTTATATGGAGCAATTGCATGCTTATAGCGAAATTGATCGTGACCCAGTAGATAGAACCATTTCGGTTTCTTATTTTGCTTTAATTAATATCGAAAACCACAATGCTGAATTGATTAAAAATTACCATGCAGAATGGTTTCCAATTAACGACGCTCCAAACTTAATTTTTGACCACAACGAAATGGTTCAAAATGCTATAAAGAGACTTCGTTACAAAACTTCTGTAAAACCAATTGGTTTTGAATTGCTTCCTGAAAAATTCACCATGCGCCAGCTTTTAGAATTATACGAAGCTATTTTAAGCAAAGAATTGGACAAAAGAAATTTCATCAGCAAAATTAATTCGCTTGAGATTTTAAACAAACTTGACGAAAAAGACATGCAATCTTCTCGAAAAGGCTCTTATTTATATACCTTTAATAAGGAGAAATACGAAGAGAAACTGCAAAACAACTTTGCACTTAATTTATAA
- a CDS encoding alpha-N-arabinofuranosidase: protein MKKPLFLLMMALFYQFAFSQVTTISIKNNSDSPTISKNIYGHFAEHLGHCIYGGFFVGDTSKIPNTKGVRNDIIKALKDLKIPNLRWPGGCFADTYHWKDGIGPKEQRPTIVNQWWGGVTEDNSFGTHDFLNMCELLGAEPYLSGNVGSGTVQELADWVQYTNFAGKSPMSDLRKKNGRTEPWKVKYWGIGNEAWGCGGNMTADYYANEYKKFATFMSDWGNTGGITRIASGANSSDYNWTEVLMKNIPLSMLGGVGVHHYAVINWNKKGSDVDFTEKEYFLTMQSALKMEELVTKHAAVMDKYDPEKKVAMIVDEWGGWYDVQKGTNPGFLYQQNTMRDAVLAGATLNIFNNHADRVRMANLAQCVNVLQAVILTDKAKMITTPTYHVMKMYSVHQDAKLLPIDFKSPSYVFEGQSIPAVSVSASKDASGLVHISLVNVDAVNKNKVEIDVASLGAKNYTASIITASKLQDYNSFENPNKIVPVAFKGFENKKGKLEITIPPFSVLVLEGK from the coding sequence ATGAAAAAACCACTTTTCCTTTTGATGATGGCACTGTTTTATCAGTTTGCATTTTCTCAGGTTACTACAATTTCGATAAAAAATAATAGCGATTCACCGACTATTAGCAAGAACATTTACGGTCATTTTGCAGAGCATTTGGGACACTGTATTTATGGCGGATTTTTTGTTGGAGATACTTCTAAAATTCCAAATACAAAAGGAGTTCGTAATGATATTATAAAAGCATTAAAAGATTTAAAAATTCCGAATTTGAGATGGCCGGGCGGATGTTTTGCCGATACGTATCATTGGAAAGACGGAATTGGTCCAAAAGAACAGCGTCCGACAATTGTAAACCAATGGTGGGGAGGAGTTACAGAAGATAATAGTTTTGGAACACACGACTTTTTGAATATGTGTGAATTGCTTGGCGCGGAACCGTATTTGTCTGGAAATGTTGGAAGCGGAACCGTTCAAGAACTAGCCGATTGGGTTCAGTACACAAATTTCGCAGGGAAAAGTCCAATGAGTGATTTGCGTAAAAAAAACGGTAGAACAGAGCCATGGAAGGTGAAATATTGGGGAATTGGAAATGAAGCTTGGGGTTGCGGCGGTAATATGACGGCAGATTATTATGCAAACGAATATAAAAAGTTTGCCACTTTTATGTCTGATTGGGGAAATACAGGTGGAATTACAAGAATTGCGTCTGGAGCAAACAGTTCTGATTACAATTGGACAGAAGTTTTAATGAAAAACATTCCGTTAAGCATGCTTGGTGGTGTTGGCGTTCATCATTATGCCGTAATCAATTGGAATAAAAAAGGCTCTGATGTTGATTTTACTGAAAAAGAGTATTTCTTGACCATGCAGTCGGCCTTAAAAATGGAGGAATTAGTGACCAAACATGCTGCTGTTATGGATAAATACGATCCAGAAAAAAAAGTTGCTATGATTGTAGATGAGTGGGGCGGCTGGTATGATGTGCAAAAAGGGACAAATCCTGGTTTTTTATATCAGCAGAATACTATGCGCGATGCAGTTTTGGCGGGTGCGACTTTAAATATTTTCAACAATCATGCAGATCGTGTTCGTATGGCAAATCTAGCACAATGCGTTAATGTGCTTCAGGCCGTAATCTTAACAGACAAAGCCAAAATGATTACAACGCCAACCTATCATGTAATGAAAATGTATAGCGTGCACCAAGACGCGAAATTATTGCCAATAGATTTTAAATCACCTTCATATGTTTTTGAAGGCCAGAGTATACCAGCGGTATCGGTTTCTGCTTCAAAAGATGCAAGCGGATTGGTTCATATTTCATTAGTAAATGTTGATGCCGTAAATAAAAATAAAGTCGAAATTGATGTGGCCTCGCTTGGCGCTAAAAACTATACCGCAAGTATAATTACGGCTTCAAAACTTCAAGATTATAACTCTTTCGAGAATCCAAATAAAATTGTTCCAGTTGCTTTTAAAGGTTTTGAAAACAAAAAAGGAAAGTTAGAAATTACAATTCCGCCATTTTCGGTATTGGTTTTAGAGGGAAAATAA
- a CDS encoding ribulokinase codes for MKNYVIGLDYGTDSVRAVLIDAENGQELASNVSHYKRWKNKQYCDASINQFRQHPLDHIEGLEITIQNVVKESKVDPSLVKGICIDTTGSSPVPVTKDGTPLALTKGFEENPNAMMVLWKDHTSINEANEINELAVSWGGEDVTKYVGGIYSSEWFWAKILHIATQDEAVRNAAHTWMEHCDLMTYLLIEDKDLKTFKRSRCAAGHKAMWHTDWNGLPPVEFLEKLHPYLAQLRGNLYDETYTSDLVAGKLSQEWADRLGLSTETVVAVGTFDAHSGAVGAKIEENTLVRVMGTSTCDILVGSYDEVGTKTVRGICGQVDGSVIPGFIGLEAGQSAFGDLLAWYKELLMWPTEHLLGATSLLNETQKEQLREEFSDKLIVELTKEAEKIPVSESLPIALDWINGRRTPDANQELKSAISNLSLGTKAPHIFKALVNAICFGAKKIVDRFEEEGVKIDSVIGIGGVARKSPFIMQTLANVLNKPIKIAASDQTPALGAAIYAAVAAGIYPNVIEASQKIGSDFDGEYFPETDKVEAYHKLLLGYEKLSAFADPNLKISKHELSI; via the coding sequence ATGAAAAATTATGTAATAGGATTGGACTACGGAACAGATTCTGTTCGCGCGGTGCTGATAGACGCTGAAAATGGACAAGAATTGGCATCCAATGTTTCTCATTACAAAAGATGGAAAAACAAACAATATTGTGACGCTTCTATAAATCAATTTCGTCAGCATCCTTTGGATCATATTGAAGGATTGGAAATTACAATTCAGAATGTTGTTAAAGAAAGTAAAGTAGATCCTTCATTAGTAAAAGGAATTTGTATCGATACAACTGGATCTTCTCCGGTTCCAGTTACAAAAGACGGAACGCCATTAGCATTGACAAAAGGTTTTGAAGAGAATCCAAATGCAATGATGGTTTTATGGAAAGATCATACATCAATTAATGAAGCAAACGAAATCAACGAACTAGCAGTTAGCTGGGGCGGAGAAGATGTTACCAAATATGTTGGAGGAATTTATTCATCTGAATGGTTTTGGGCAAAAATTCTTCATATCGCAACACAAGACGAAGCCGTTAGAAATGCGGCGCACACTTGGATGGAGCATTGCGATTTAATGACATATTTATTAATTGAAGATAAAGATTTAAAAACCTTTAAAAGAAGCCGTTGTGCAGCAGGTCACAAAGCGATGTGGCACACAGACTGGAACGGATTACCGCCAGTTGAGTTCTTAGAAAAATTACATCCGTATTTAGCACAGCTTCGTGGTAATTTATATGATGAAACCTATACTTCAGATTTAGTTGCTGGAAAATTAAGCCAAGAATGGGCAGACCGTTTAGGACTTTCCACAGAAACAGTTGTAGCTGTTGGAACTTTCGATGCGCATTCTGGAGCAGTTGGAGCTAAAATCGAAGAAAATACTTTGGTTCGTGTAATGGGAACTTCAACTTGTGATATCCTTGTTGGTTCTTATGATGAGGTTGGAACAAAAACCGTTCGCGGAATCTGCGGTCAAGTTGATGGTTCTGTTATTCCAGGATTTATTGGTTTAGAAGCAGGACAATCTGCTTTTGGCGATTTATTGGCTTGGTACAAAGAACTTTTAATGTGGCCAACAGAACATTTATTAGGTGCTACGTCACTTTTAAATGAAACTCAAAAAGAACAACTAAGAGAAGAGTTCAGCGATAAATTAATTGTGGAATTGACGAAAGAGGCAGAGAAAATTCCAGTTTCAGAAAGTCTCCCAATTGCTTTAGACTGGATTAATGGAAGAAGAACTCCAGATGCAAATCAGGAATTAAAAAGCGCGATTTCGAATCTTTCTTTAGGGACAAAGGCGCCTCATATTTTTAAAGCTTTAGTAAACGCAATTTGTTTCGGAGCGAAGAAAATTGTAGACCGTTTTGAGGAAGAAGGTGTAAAAATCGACAGCGTAATCGGAATTGGTGGTGTGGCGAGAAAATCTCCTTTCATTATGCAGACTTTGGCTAACGTTTTAAACAAGCCAATTAAAATTGCGGCTTCGGACCAAACTCCTGCTTTAGGTGCGGCAATTTACGCGGCGGTTGCAGCAGGAATTTATCCAAACGTAATCGAAGCAAGCCAAAAAATCGGAAGTGATTTTGATGGAGAATATTTCCCTGAGACAGATAAAGTTGAAGCGTATCATAAGCTTCTTTTAGGATATGAAAAATTAAGTGCTTTTGCAGATCCAAACCTTAAAATATCGAAACATGAGCTCTCAATATAA